CAGGCGGTACCAGAGGTAGAAGGCGAAGCCCGCGAAGATGGCCCACTCGACCGCGTAGAAGACGTTCAGCCAGTTGACCGGCGACATCTCCTCGGGTGCGGGCGACGAGATGTCGACCAGCCCCGCGGACGCCGTGGTCGAGGCGAGGTAGGGGCGGTACACGTGAAGCTGCTCGATGTCGTGCCATCGGCTGAGCAGGGCGGCGGGCGACATCCGGTCCAACTGCTCGGGAGCGGAGTGCGGGGGGACACGGGGCCCTTCGTCCGAGATCACCCGACCGGTCACCTCGACCTCTGACCCGTCCGCGTCGGCTTCGAGCTCTCGCACGGCCGCATCCGCGGTCTCCCGATCGGGGGTCCACCCGATCGCGACGGCGATCGACGTGCGCTCTGCGACCCGCAGCTGTCCGGTCACCCAGTACCCCGGGACATCGTCGTTGAAACGGCTCGACACGACGATGAAGTCCTCGGGGATCCAGCGCCCCGAGGTCTCGACGCGCTGGCCCACGAGCGGCTCGGGGAGGTATTCACCCGGCTCGACGACATCGGTGAGCTGCTGCACCTGCTCGGTCTGGCCGGCGGGAGGCGGATCGGTGTCGATCGCGCGTTCCAACTGCCACTGGCCGAGCCAGG
Above is a window of Microbacterium aurugineum DNA encoding:
- a CDS encoding SURF1 family protein gives rise to the protein MLRGRWIGVLLLCLLVAGVFAWLGQWQLERAIDTDPPPAGQTEQVQQLTDVVEPGEYLPEPLVGQRVETSGRWIPEDFIVVSSRFNDDVPGYWVTGQLRVAERTSIAVAIGWTPDRETADAAVRELEADADGSEVEVTGRVISDEGPRVPPHSAPEQLDRMSPAALLSRWHDIEQLHVYRPYLASTTASAGLVDISSPAPEEMSPVNWLNVFYAVEWAIFAGFAFYLWYRLAKDAWEREVEEFEDALGRETT